The proteins below are encoded in one region of bacterium:
- the recR gene encoding recombination mediator RecR, with amino-acid sequence MDVARFSPSLERLVELISKLPGLGRKSAARLALHILRHSEDEAEALAQAILDVKRRVHLCRVCSNFTEGEICSICADPKRDQSVICVVETPSDVLRLEKSGAFRGLYHVLGGTLSPLDGIGPDDLRIAELTQRTKDEAVREVILATNPTTDGDATALYLVRALKSNGLAVSRIARGVPVGAELEHVDEVTIASAMESRTRLS; translated from the coding sequence ATGGATGTAGCCCGTTTCTCACCGTCGCTCGAGCGACTGGTTGAACTGATATCCAAACTGCCCGGTCTGGGACGCAAGTCCGCCGCGCGGCTTGCCCTCCATATTCTGCGCCACTCCGAAGATGAGGCCGAGGCTCTGGCTCAGGCAATTCTCGACGTCAAGCGCCGTGTACACCTCTGCCGTGTCTGCTCCAACTTCACCGAAGGCGAGATCTGTTCCATCTGCGCGGATCCCAAGCGTGATCAGTCCGTAATCTGCGTGGTGGAGACTCCCAGTGACGTGCTGCGGCTCGAAAAATCCGGCGCGTTCCGCGGCCTCTATCATGTACTGGGGGGAACACTGTCTCCGCTGGATGGCATTGGACCCGACGACCTGCGTATTGCCGAACTCACACAGCGCACCAAGGACGAAGCCGTGCGGGAAGTCATCCTCGCTACCAATCCGACCACCGATGGCGACGCTACCGCGCTGTATCTGGTGCGGGCACTGAAGTCAAACGGTTTGGCCGTCTCGCGAATTGCCCGCGGCGTGCCGGTCGGCGCAGAACTTGAGCACGTCGACGAGGTCACCATCGCCAGCGCCATGGAGTCCCGCACCCGTCTTTCCTAA
- a CDS encoding CDP-alcohol phosphatidyltransferase family protein: protein MIPGFNLANQLTLSRLFLGPLFLVAFLSKWDFSMEAALFVAILIEASDVADGILARSRKQVSDVGKLLDPMSDSIARLTYYIGFLVMGLASAWMIVILIYRDVMIAYVRVFSALTGTAMGRRTSGKWKGILQGANALVILALLIVDRRIIEIPWLNRIIYGLMVFITAYTVFSWIEYLRGNKELLLEIRRRGAA, encoded by the coding sequence GTGATACCCGGTTTCAATCTCGCGAATCAACTCACGCTCTCTCGGCTTTTTCTGGGTCCGCTCTTCCTGGTGGCCTTCCTGAGCAAGTGGGACTTTTCGATGGAGGCCGCGTTGTTCGTGGCCATTTTGATCGAGGCATCGGACGTCGCCGACGGAATTCTCGCCCGCTCCCGCAAGCAGGTCTCAGACGTCGGCAAACTGCTCGACCCGATGAGCGACTCCATTGCCCGGCTAACGTATTACATCGGTTTTCTGGTGATGGGCCTGGCCTCGGCCTGGATGATTGTGATCCTCATTTACCGCGATGTAATGATTGCCTATGTGCGCGTCTTCTCGGCGTTAACGGGGACGGCCATGGGGCGGCGGACTTCGGGCAAATGGAAAGGCATTCTGCAAGGGGCCAATGCCCTCGTGATTCTCGCGCTGCTGATTGTGGATCGCCGCATTATCGAAATTCCGTGGCTGAACCGGATCATTTACGGTCTGATGGTCTTCATCACCGCCTACACCGTCTTCTCCTGGATCGAATATCTGCGGGGGAACAAGGAGTTGCTGCTGGAAATCCGCCGCCGGGGCGCGGCGTGA
- a CDS encoding phosphatidylglycerophosphatase A: MSKLSWPEMLAVTVFGTGFSPIAPATVASAATCVIFWFIPAALRWPWALLLFPATYGGILLSTRAIHAFDVITDSRFQKLRRPNPHKEDPDQVVIDEFVGQWIALLAVPHNILGFTAAFIAFRVLDIVKPFGIEATQKLKGGWGIMIDDVLAGIGSALLLLLASKLVTVLLP; encoded by the coding sequence GTGAGCAAACTGTCGTGGCCGGAAATGCTGGCAGTGACCGTGTTCGGCACGGGTTTCTCGCCCATCGCACCGGCAACCGTGGCATCGGCGGCAACGTGCGTGATCTTCTGGTTTATTCCGGCGGCGCTCCGCTGGCCGTGGGCCCTGCTGCTCTTCCCGGCGACCTACGGCGGAATTCTATTGTCCACGCGGGCGATCCACGCGTTCGACGTGATCACCGATTCACGCTTCCAGAAACTGCGCCGACCCAATCCGCACAAGGAAGACCCCGATCAGGTTGTCATCGACGAATTTGTCGGTCAATGGATTGCTCTGCTTGCCGTGCCGCACAACATCCTCGGATTCACCGCCGCCTTCATTGCCTTCCGCGTTCTGGACATTGTCAAGCCATTCGGTATCGAAGCTACCCAGAAACTTAAGGGCGGCTGGGGCATCATGATCGATGATGTCCTTGCGGGAATCGGCAGCGCCCTGCTTCTGCTGCTGGCCTCCAAACTGGTAACGGTCCTGCTGCCTTGA
- a CDS encoding competence/damage-inducible protein A, giving the protein MSTSPTSSPRFRCELITVGDEVLRGDIVNGNAAYIGRALSAIGFPPSWSSVIADKMDVIKSALQTALSRAHVIVLTGGLGPTPDDLTRDAVAQFFDLPLQEDPVLLEHVEALFRSRGMVMPETSRNQSLFPIGASKLPNPHGTAAGIHIERDGRHVFCLPGVAIEAQQMTDESVVPIVREIFPDVQVFTKTLRLAGIGESHLMQQVGRQEEICAHVSVAYLPHHGLLDLRLTAHSTDRLEAEAQIAFAEAIIREHVWEHIYATGSAKLGAVIGNILINRGQKLAVAESCTGGLVSDMITDIPGSSRWFDRGWITYSNAAKTGNICVDEELIIRHGAVSEEVACAMAQGARTNAETSWGISTTGIAGPDGGTASKPVGTVWIAVSSESGAHARLLQLSGLRETIKLRTAHSVLYLLYRNLMGYTD; this is encoded by the coding sequence TTGAGCACCTCCCCCACATCCTCCCCACGCTTCCGCTGCGAACTGATTACCGTTGGTGATGAGGTGTTGCGCGGGGATATTGTCAACGGCAACGCCGCTTACATCGGTCGCGCGCTCTCCGCTATCGGTTTTCCACCGAGTTGGTCCAGCGTGATCGCCGACAAGATGGATGTGATCAAGAGCGCACTGCAAACGGCTCTGTCGCGGGCGCACGTGATTGTGCTGACCGGCGGCTTGGGACCGACTCCCGATGATTTGACCAGAGATGCGGTCGCGCAGTTTTTTGATCTGCCGCTTCAGGAAGATCCGGTGCTGCTCGAGCATGTTGAGGCCCTGTTCCGCTCCCGTGGAATGGTCATGCCCGAGACGTCGCGCAACCAGAGTCTCTTCCCCATTGGCGCCAGCAAACTGCCGAATCCCCACGGCACCGCCGCCGGGATTCATATCGAGCGCGATGGGCGTCATGTGTTTTGTCTGCCGGGTGTGGCGATTGAAGCCCAGCAGATGACGGATGAATCCGTTGTGCCGATTGTCCGTGAAATATTTCCCGACGTACAGGTGTTTACCAAAACGCTGCGTCTGGCGGGCATCGGCGAATCGCACTTAATGCAGCAGGTCGGCAGACAGGAAGAAATCTGCGCACACGTGTCTGTAGCCTACCTGCCGCATCATGGACTATTGGATTTGCGGCTGACGGCTCACTCCACGGACAGGCTGGAAGCGGAAGCACAAATTGCCTTTGCCGAGGCGATTATCCGTGAGCACGTGTGGGAGCATATTTACGCCACGGGTTCGGCCAAGCTCGGCGCGGTTATCGGCAATATTCTGATCAATCGCGGTCAGAAACTGGCAGTTGCCGAAAGCTGCACCGGAGGGTTGGTGTCGGATATGATCACAGATATTCCCGGATCCTCTCGCTGGTTTGATCGCGGTTGGATCACCTATTCCAACGCCGCGAAAACAGGGAACATTTGTGTAGATGAGGAGTTAATTATCCGGCACGGGGCCGTGTCGGAAGAAGTCGCCTGCGCTATGGCGCAAGGTGCTCGAACAAACGCCGAAACTTCGTGGGGTATATCCACCACCGGAATCGCCGGACCTGACGGCGGGACAGCCAGTAAGCCGGTCGGTACGGTGTGGATTGCCGTTTCATCGGAGTCCGGCGCGCACGCCCGGCTGCTGCAACTTTCCGGCCTGCGCGAGACCATCAAACTCCGCACCGCACACTCGGTTCTTTATCTGCTTTACCGCAACCTGATGGGGTACACAGACTGA
- the thpR gene encoding RNA 2',3'-cyclic phosphodiesterase, with product MRLFIAIGLPDAWKQILALPESSIGWLGRGVKWVEPRGMHLTLRFLGEVPDNELSALQSAITEAIGDTAPFAMRIHGTGVFPNARRPRVYWAGIEAPGTLIEMQKRIEERMQDLDFEKEENPFRPHLTLARIKEPIGKERMTEALLNFRLESDPINVTEVLLMQSHLSKDGAQYEAIRHFPLTGGQTQINPR from the coding sequence ATGCGGCTCTTCATTGCCATCGGTCTGCCGGATGCGTGGAAGCAGATCCTTGCGCTGCCCGAGTCCAGCATTGGCTGGCTGGGACGCGGCGTAAAATGGGTGGAACCGCGCGGGATGCACCTGACGCTGAGGTTTCTCGGTGAAGTGCCCGACAACGAGCTTTCCGCACTCCAGTCTGCCATTACCGAGGCCATCGGCGACACTGCGCCCTTCGCCATGCGCATTCATGGAACCGGAGTATTTCCCAATGCCCGGCGGCCACGGGTGTACTGGGCGGGGATCGAAGCACCGGGCACGCTGATCGAGATGCAGAAACGCATCGAAGAGCGCATGCAGGACCTTGACTTCGAAAAGGAAGAGAATCCGTTCCGGCCACATCTGACGCTTGCGCGTATCAAAGAGCCGATTGGCAAGGAACGCATGACGGAAGCCTTGTTGAACTTCCGCCTCGAAAGCGACCCCATCAACGTCACTGAAGTGCTTCTGATGCAAAGCCATCTCTCCAAAGACGGCGCGCAGTACGAAGCCATCCGGCATTTCCCGCTGACCGGCGGGCAAACGCAAATCAACCCGAGATAA
- a CDS encoding SRPBCC family protein: MSRQSWILEINANKDKVWNLLADPKEFAFWAPNVRDLALEPNKLDVDTIRHFRLDISGKIETLETRITHCTPGESFAESPVGGSLKIHEKVTHLKMVYRVESLDDKTCNFMFTMDWEMKGFLNQMLEKVVMGAFTSQLRLWFDRMRTYAETGRPV; encoded by the coding sequence ATGTCCCGACAATCCTGGATTTTGGAGATCAACGCCAACAAGGATAAGGTGTGGAACCTGCTGGCCGATCCCAAGGAATTTGCCTTTTGGGCCCCTAACGTGCGTGATCTGGCGCTGGAGCCGAACAAGCTCGACGTGGATACGATCCGCCATTTCCGTCTCGATATCAGCGGCAAAATTGAAACCCTCGAAACACGTATCACCCATTGCACCCCCGGCGAGAGTTTCGCCGAGTCGCCCGTGGGGGGATCGCTGAAGATCCACGAAAAAGTGACGCACCTCAAAATGGTGTATCGCGTGGAATCGCTGGACGACAAGACCTGCAACTTCATGTTCACCATGGATTGGGAAATGAAGGGCTTCTTGAATCAGATGCTGGAGAAGGTGGTTATGGGCGCCTTCACATCCCAGCTCCGGCTGTGGTTCGACCGTATGAGAACCTACGCCGAGACCGGACGTCCTGTCTAA